A stretch of Brassica napus cultivar Da-Ae chromosome C6, Da-Ae, whole genome shotgun sequence DNA encodes these proteins:
- the LOC106402370 gene encoding presequence protease 2, chloroplastic/mitochondrial — protein sequence MLLRSLTRSSSNASTSLFFRLFPRSYFSRSSPATARSIRRLSDAGTGSELFLRRGLRLLPAAASGCLSGQFSRAVSTQTAPSYPGQDEAEKLGFEKAREEFISECKSKAVLFRHKKTGCEVMSVSNDDENKVFGVVFRTPPKDSTGIPHILEHSVLCGSRKYPLKEPFVELLKGSLYTFLNAFTYPDRTCYPVASTNTKDFYNLVDVYLDAVFFPKCVDDVHTFQQEGWHYELNHPSEDISYKGVVFNEMKGVYSQPDNILGRITQQALCPENTYGVDSGGDPKDIPKLTFDKFKEFHCQYYHPSNARIWFYGDDDPVQRLKVLSEYLDMFDASPARDSSKVEPQKLFSGPRRIVEKYPAGGDGDLKKKHMVCLNWLLSEKPLDLQTQLALGFLDHLMLGTPASPLRKILLESGLGEALVNSGVEDELLQPQFSVGLKGVSDDKVQKVEELIMSTLRKLADEGFDTDAVEASMNTIEFSMRENNTGSSPRGLSLMLQSIGKWIYDMDPFEPLKYEEPLKTLKARIAEEGSKAVFSPLIEKFILNNPHCVTIEMQPDPEKASQEEVEEKNILQKVKASMTDEELAELARATEELRLKQETPDSPEALKCVPSLNLSDIPKKPTYVPTEVGDVNGVKVLRHDLFTNDILYTEVVFDMGALRHELLPLVPLFCQSLLEMGTQDMSFVQLNQLIGRKTGGITVYPFTSSVWGSDVPCSKIIVRGKSMVGRAEDLFNLMNCVLQEVRFTDKQRFKQFISQSRARMENRLRGSGQGIAAARMDAMLNAAGWMSEQMNGLSYIEFLHTLEQKVDQDWEGISSSLEEIRTSLLSKNGCIVNMTADGKSLTSTEKFVGKFLDSLPEKPSGGQVTWDARVPLRNEAIVIPTQVNYVGKAGNIYSSGYKLDGSSYVISKHIGNTWLWDRVRVSGGAYGGFCDFDSHSGVFSFLSYRDPNLLKTLDIYDGTGDFLRGLDVDEDTLTKAVIGTIGDVDSYQLPDAKGYSSLLRHLLNVTDEERQIRRAEILSTSLKDFKEFAEAVDSVRDKGVAVAVASQEDIDAANKERSDFFEVKKAL from the exons ATGCTCCTCCGATCATTAACTCGTTCCTCTTCCAATGCTTCCACCTCTCTCTTCTTCCGCCTTTTCCCTCGCTCCTACTTCTCTCGCTCATCTCCAGCGACCGCCCGCAGCATTCGCCGGCTATCAGATGCTGGAACGGGAAGCGAGCTTTTTCTACGCCGTGGTTTAAGGCTGCTCCCCGCCGCCGCGAGTGGCTGTCTCAGTGGGCAGTTCTCTCGCGCCGTCTCTACACAAACCGCACCTTCTTATCCCG GTCAGGATGAGGCTGAGAAGCTTGGATTTGAGAAAGCTCGGGAAGAGTTCATCTCAGAGTGCAAATCTAAGGCTGTTCTCTTCAGACACAAGAAGACCGGTTGCGAGGTCATGTCTGTTTCTAACGATGATGAGAACAAAGTCTTTGGCGTCGTTTTCAGGACTCCTCC GAAGGATTCCACTGGCATTCCTCACATACTGGAACATAGCGTATTATGCGGTTCAAGAAAGTACCCTCTTAAAGAGCCTTTTGTGGAATTATTGAAGGGGAGCTTGTATACTTTCCTAAATGCATTCACATATCCTGATAGGACTTGCTACCCTGTTGCTTCCACAAACACAAAG GATTTCTACAATCTCGTCGATGTATACTTGGACGCTGTGTTCTTCCCCAAGTGCGTGGACGACGTGCACACCTTTCAGCAGGAGGGTTGGCACTATGAGCTTAACCATCCTTCTGAAGACATTTCTTACAAAG GGGTTGTTTTTAATGAGATGAAAGGTGTCTATTCACAGCCTGATAATATACTAGGGCGGATTACTCAACAG GCATTATGCCCAGAAAATACATACGGTGTTGACAGTGGAGGTGATCCAAAAGACATCCCGAAGCTTACATTTGATAAATTTAAG GAGTTCCACTGTCAGTATTATCACCCAAGCAATGCCAGAATATGGTTCTACGGAGATGATGATCCAGTTCAACGCCTCAAAGTCCTGAGTG AATACTTGGACATGTTTGATGCAAGCCCAGCTCGAGATAGCTCAAAGGTTGAACCACAGAAGCTATTCTCTGGGCCTCGCAGAATCGTCGAAAAATACCctgctggtggagatggtgacCTTAAAAAGAAGCACATGGTGTGCCTCAACTGGCTACTCTCTGAGAAGCCACTGGACTTGCAAACTCAGCTCGCGCTTGGGTTCTTAGATCACCTAATGCTTGGCACTCCTGCTTCGCCATTGAGAAAAATCTTGTTGGAGAGCGGTTTAGGAGAAGCTCTTGTCAACAGTGGGGTGGAAGACGAACTTCTCCAGCCCCAGTTCAGTGTTGGTTTGAAAGGTGTTTCCGATGATAAGGTCCAAAAGGTTGAAGAGCTGATCATGAGTACTCTGAGAAAATTGGCAGATGAGGGGTTTGACACTGATGCTGTTGAGGCCTCCATGAACACCATTGAGTTTTCTATGAGAGAAAACAATACAGGATCATCCCCTCGTGGTTTATCACTTATGCTCCAATCAATT GGGAAATGGATATACGACATGGATCCTTTTGAGCCATTAAAGTATGAGGAACCATTGAAGACCTTGAAAGCTAGAATAGCTGAGGAAGGATCCAAGGCTGTCTTTTCCCCGCTGATAGAGAAGTTCATTTTGAACAACCCTCACTGTGTTACCATCGAGATGCAGCCTGATCCAGAAAAGGCTTCTCAAGAGGAAGTGGAGGAGAAAAATATTCTGCAGAAAGTTAAAGCAAGTATGACAGACGAGGAGCTTGCAGAACTAGCGCGTGCCACAGAGGAGTTGAGATTGAAGCAAGAGACTCCTGACTCTCCCGAAGCACTGAAATGCGTTCCAAGTTTAAATTTGAGTGACATTCCAAAGAAACCTACATATGTTCCCACTGAG GTTGGAGATGTTAATGGCGTGAAGGTCTTGCGGCATGATCTTTTTACAAATGATATACTATACACTGAAGTAGTCTTTGATATGGGCGCACTGAGGCATGAGCTTCTTCCGCTAGTACCCCTCTTCTG TCAATCTTTACTGGAGATGGGCACGCAAGATATGAGTTTTGTACAGCTTAATCAGTTGATTGGAAGGAAAACTGGAGGGATAACAGTTTATCCCTTTACATCCTCTGTGTGGGGCAGTGATGTTCCATGTAGCAAAATTATTGTCCGTGGAAAATCCATGGTTGGACGGGCTGAAGACCTTTTTAACCTG ATGAACTGTGTGCTGCAAGAGGTTCGATTTACAGATAAACAGCGGTTTAAACAATTCATCTCCCAGAGTAGAGCACGGATGGAG AACCGATTGAGGGGAAGTGGTCAAGGAATCGCTGCTGCGAGGATGGATGCAATGTTGAACGCTGCTGGATGGATGTCTGAACAGATGAATGGTCTCAG tTACATTGAGTTTCTACACACTCTGGAACAGAAGGTGGATCAAGACTGGGAAGGGATCTCATCCTCACTTGAAGAAATCAGAACATCTCTCCTTTCTAAAAACGGCTGCATAGTTAATATGACTGCTGATGGGAAGTCCCTCACAAGCACGGAGAAATTTGTTGGGAAGTTCCTTGACTCACTCCCTGAAAAGCCTTCTGGTGGACAAGTTACTTGGGATGCACGGGTTCCTTTGAGAAATGAAGCTATTGTAATACCAACTCAG GTGAACTATGTGGGAAAAGCAGGTAATATATACAGCAGTGGCTACAAGCTTGATGGGAGTTCATATGTTATATCAAAGCATATTGGTAACACATGGTTATGGGACCGTGTTCGTGTAAGTGGTGGTGCATATGGAGGTTTCTGTGATTTTGATTCACATTCAG GAGTGTTTTCGTTCCTGTCTTACCGTGATCCCAACTTACTGAAGACACTAGACATATATGATGGAACTGGAGACTTCTTACGTGGCCTTGACGTCGATGAAGACACCCTTACTAAAGCAGTTATTGGGACAATTGGGGACGTTGATTCGTACCAGCTCCCTGATGCCAAAGGTTATAGCAG TTTGTTGAGGCATTTGCTTAATGTAACTGACGAAGAGAGGCAAATAAGGCGTGCAGAGATATTATCAACAAG TTTGAAGGACTTCAAGGAATTTGCAGAGGCGGTAGACTCTGTTAGAGATAAAGGTGTTGCAGTGGCCGTGGCATCACAAGAAGACATTGATGCAGCAAACAAAGAACGCTCAGATTTTTTCGAAGTGAAGAAAGCTCTATGA
- the LOC106424414 gene encoding cyclin-dependent kinase inhibitor 7 isoform X2, which translates to MNEMSERDSKETSFEGSSIKRMRLELDGDDSAVSRSQERTVSSSLAYSASDSEDEDHRSSSVSSGCSSSEIARDTGLPFLDLEQISETEVSSLITINFRAQGSPSSEILGEMDSATTTTKTERRVGQKQEKKAKAPTQAELDDFFSAAERGQQKRFTDKYNYDIVNDTPLEGRYEWVSLKP; encoded by the exons atgaACGAGATGAGCGAGAGAGATTCTAAAGAGACTAGCTTTGAAGGATCAAGCATCAAGAGGATGAGACTCGAACTCGATGGTGATGACTCAGCTGTTTCACGCTCACAGGAGCGAACGGTTTCTTCTTCTCTGGCTTATTCTGCTTCAGATTCTGAAGATGAAGATCATCGGAGCTCAAGCGTCAGCTCCGGCTGTTCTAGCAGCGAAATCGCCAGAGATACTGGTCTGCCATTTTTAGATCTCGAG CAAATCTCCGAAACCGAAGTATCGTCATTAATCACCATCAATTTCAG AGCACAAGGAAGTCCATCGAGCGAGATTCTGGGAGAAATGGACTCGGCCACGACgacgaccaagacggagaggAGAGTTGGGCAAAAGCAAGAGAAGAAGGCAAAAGCACCGACGCAGGCTGAGCTTGACGACTTCTTCTCCGCGGCGGAGAGAGGCCAGCAGAAACGATTCACGGacaa GTACAACTATGATATCGTTAATGATACGCCGCTTGAAGGTCGCTACGAGTGGGTTAGTCTCAAGCCGTAA
- the LOC106424414 gene encoding cyclin-dependent kinase inhibitor 7 isoform X1: MNEMSERDSKETSFEGSSIKRMRLELDGDDSAVSRSQERTVSSSLAYSASDSEDEDHRSSSVSSGCSSSEIARDTGLPFLDLEAQQQISETEVSSLITINFRAQGSPSSEILGEMDSATTTTKTERRVGQKQEKKAKAPTQAELDDFFSAAERGQQKRFTDKYNYDIVNDTPLEGRYEWVSLKP; this comes from the exons atgaACGAGATGAGCGAGAGAGATTCTAAAGAGACTAGCTTTGAAGGATCAAGCATCAAGAGGATGAGACTCGAACTCGATGGTGATGACTCAGCTGTTTCACGCTCACAGGAGCGAACGGTTTCTTCTTCTCTGGCTTATTCTGCTTCAGATTCTGAAGATGAAGATCATCGGAGCTCAAGCGTCAGCTCCGGCTGTTCTAGCAGCGAAATCGCCAGAGATACTGGTCTGCCATTTTTAGATCTCGAG GCGCAGCAGCAAATCTCCGAAACCGAAGTATCGTCATTAATCACCATCAATTTCAG AGCACAAGGAAGTCCATCGAGCGAGATTCTGGGAGAAATGGACTCGGCCACGACgacgaccaagacggagaggAGAGTTGGGCAAAAGCAAGAGAAGAAGGCAAAAGCACCGACGCAGGCTGAGCTTGACGACTTCTTCTCCGCGGCGGAGAGAGGCCAGCAGAAACGATTCACGGacaa GTACAACTATGATATCGTTAATGATACGCCGCTTGAAGGTCGCTACGAGTGGGTTAGTCTCAAGCCGTAA